From the Hevea brasiliensis isolate MT/VB/25A 57/8 chromosome 13, ASM3005281v1, whole genome shotgun sequence genome, the window CTGTGCCTAGCACATCAAAATAGGCGTGTGCTTAAACAAGGAAAGAAAGTGCCTTACTAGAGGTGCCTCACCTAAGGGTCCTAAAGCACTGGATCCATATCTCACTATTCTTTTGCACCTGGGCAAGTGCTTTGTACACTTTTGACAACACTGCTCAAAAGAAGGTAGTCAAATTGCACACTCAAAAGAAGGTGCTCAAATTTCACTATAATCCATACATGAAATCAAATCAACTTTCCAAAACTTAGAACCTATATTATAATTATACATCAAGAAAAGGTCTTCATCAAGATTTACGATGACCAAGATTTCAAGTAATTAATTTCCAAAGATTAGGGGTTCAAAAAAGTAACAATTTCAGCTTGAGAACTCAATTTTTATTGTGTCAGGTCATTTGTCAATTACTCTAACTTATGAGGGAGGACATCCTTCCCATTAGGAGTTCAtgctattgttttgaatatggaACATACCATCTCATCAGTGTGACCACTCTGATCCCCTTGATTTCTTCTAGAAGGGCCCCAAGAGTTGTGATCACCCCCCTCAAATTCTTTATGCTTTCTCATGTTATCTTTATGCTTTTTCTCATGCACCCTTTGGTTATCAGGTGTGTCAACAGCACGATCAATGCGAGTGCTTGATCTTTCTTGCCTGGATCTTCTCTCCTCATTACTAAGTTGATTTCCCCGTCCATAAACATCATCACGTCCCCTATGATGTAAATAACTTTCATCCTCCATTCTATCCCTTCTCTTCTGCAGTTCACTGTTCCGAACTGCATCTTTTAGTTGGTACTCTTTGTCAGAACCTCTGTATTCATCCTTCACCCTAGACTGGCCAATCCATGCTTTATCATCTGCACCACGCCCAGTCCTTAGAGAACCTCGTCCTTCTTCTTTTTCTCGCTTGGATAAATTTTCCACATGGGATTGTTTTAGCCTATACAGCTCCTCCCTCTCCCTTTGCCTTTCACCCCTTTCCCTCTGGGGCCAGACCTCATCTTTGTGCCTAACAGAGTGGTACTTATCAAGATTGTCTCTAATTCTTTGCTGATCATCTCTCTTTCGAGGATCCAAAACATCATCCCTTTCTCGCCTTCGAAGACTTTTGCTTTCTCTGTGGCCATGCAAGATCTCCTCCTTATCAGTGTGGTCACTCCTTAAATATTCATCATCTTTCACTTTCTTGCTATGGTGATCATCCGCTATGTCATACCTACTCTTCAAATTATCTTCCCTTTCCCTGTGCCTTGAGCCACCATCCTTGTCGTAATGGACCCTGTAGCTGCCATTGTCCAACTGTTTTCTTGAATGAAGATATTCCTCTCTGTCGCTTCTCTCACCTTCCCATATCTTACTTCTGTGCCTGGATCCCAATTCATCTCCCCGTTCCCTCTTCCTTGTGTCTTCAGTTCTACTTTTTCTGCTATGCAGATCTTCCTCCCTCCGTTGCCAAGCTCCATCAGGATTTTCTCGTTCCTTTCGCCTACCATAACCTTCGTTTCTTACATGCAAATGAGGGGCCAAGGTAGGGTCCAAATCCCTACAAGGATAAGAACCCTCCCTACCTTTTATTCCCATGTGATTTCTTTCCATCTCTTGTCTAGGATCACGTTCTTTTCTTCGGAAATAATGTTCATTTTCGTCAAGTTGCCTCTTGATGCTCCGCGTAAGCCTAGCACCACGATCTTGAACTACTTCCTCCTCAACACTATCCTGCCATTTCTGATAATCTCTGCTGCTACCTGATCTTGCTTTGCTGTTTTCACTGCTTCTTGCATCCTTGGAGTCCTCATCACCAAGTTCTTGCAGTGCAGACTGTTCAACACAAGAACTTAATTTTTGTTTCTTTGTGGAATGGTGTGCATTCCCATCTTTTATGCTATCATTTGTGGTTACTTCATTCTCAGTCATCTCATCCTTTTCTATTCCAGAACTTCCTTCAGCTAGCACAGGCTCATTAGGCACAGTAACATCCTTGTCCTCAACACTCAGCTGCCTTGCATCCCTAACTGCAGTGGGAGATGACACCACCGGGCTATGTTTACCATCCATGGTTTCAACTGAATCTTCCTCAACATTATCAAGGAATCTTTTATCCTGTGTACCACTAGGAGTAACATGAGGCGATATGTCACTTGTTCTTCCCTGTCCCCGCCTGTGATAAAGAGGAGAGAGTCAAAGATGCTGATTGGTTCAGTTAGAAACCTACCAAGTTAAAATTAATCCAACATCAAACTAATAGGGAATCATTAAGAATTAAAGTCACTGCCAAGGAAATCCTAGATCCATGCAAAATCAATTAAAACACAATACTGCCTGACCTTTACAGCTTTAGGTCTAGCAGTCAAATTGGTCAATATATCAAAAATTTTTTACTGAATATGGAAAAAGAGCAAAAATATCTCCAAGTCTTGAAACACTCCAAATTCAGAGGCAGAGAAAGTGAGTTTTCAGTTCAAAAGTTCTTTTACTACCATTTGCCTAACTTAAAATTATGGACatagaaatttttacagcaatagaaATTTTTATAACAACTTTCCCTTTTTCCACAAATATGAACTTGGTTTGCTTTAGTGTTACCATTGCCATGATCTTTAGAAGCCTTTAGTCATGCTTCAATGTGCATGACTACTCATGAAAAAACACATCATAACCCCCATATAGGATGTGCACCCCAAACGGTCATTTATACCGTCCTGACGTCTCTATCTCTAAAGACTTCATTCAGAAATTTCTCATCATGGCTACCTTTTCTTAGCATGCATGGTCAGATGCTTATCCCCTCTCAaatcaaacaaataaataaaagagcACTAGTTGGATAATATCCCAACATAAGGTGAATGAGTGTTGCACAAGCTGGAAAGGATGAGAAAACAGCCACTGCATGCAAAAAAAGCTGCAGAATGAATATAAGATTCAATTCAGGGCTCCTTTCCTCGGATCCTAATTCAGGCTACATATTGCAGCTACGGAGAAAAGGAAATTAGAGGCAAAATTATACTTTATCCAACTGACATGCATTGTATTAAAGTATTTGAGTAAGTCATTAAGGAATTTCTGAGTGTCTCAGAATTATTTTCTttaggtcttttttttttttttttgtgggaaTTTTCCATGCAGGAGTATAAATAGTTCTAGGACAACAGAAAATaccaaaattatataattattttctaagACTTGATAATGGATGAGTATTTAGTTTCAGTCTAAAGAGATGCATGGCAGTGTTAAATTTTCCCCCCATCATCGTCATCCTCATTCTCTTAATCTACTATTGCCACAACTCAGATTACTATTTGTAGCTATGCAACAGAATTGAAAGTTCCTGCTTTTTCTATTTACCCATTCCATCCTAGCATTACACCAACGCAAAGAAAAACCCCAAGGCCCACATTTTTTTTCCAACTCTCTCTACTGATAAAACCACTAAAATGAAATCCTAAACCTTAATATTTAGTGACCCACACAGATACTTGTAGACTTAGCTCTTTCTATTCTTTAAACTTTTGCTACCAAACTTGACCATTCTCCAGCCATATTGAGACCCTAAACTATTTACACAATTTGCATCAGTTTACAACCCTAAAATTCTAAATTTAACAAATCCTAGCCCATTACATAACATACAAGGTTAATTTTCACCTATCTGACCTACATTATCCCATACCTTTCCTCATGAGGGGGGGCAGAATCCCCACAAGACAACAAAGGCTGCCCCCTAGAACCAGTATGATATTCAGATGGTGCTTTGGGATGGAAGGGCAAAATCACATCTCCCTCAGGTAGGTTACTGCGACCAGAATCAATATATGGTGCCCTCCTCCCACCTTTTCGATTACCATAACCTTGTGGAAAATCATTGGAATATTCAGTTTCTATCTGCGCCATGTCCTCTTCATGTATATGGCTTCCTCTGACGTCATCTCTTGGAGGATCATTGTTTGCTCCATCCAGACCACCATTTCCTGTGGAGGAATCATCATCTAGAGAGTCCTGCAAGACA encodes:
- the LOC110647386 gene encoding FIP1[V]-like protein isoform X2, with translation MEDDDEFGDLYTDVLRPLSSSLSSSAPQAQQPYPASSLIHLPIDVNLHNHKNDVHDDDTYGASGLNPPAPSYQNLPNSVQNSFPAENNSAAGPRILGAKLPNNASDITDSTSDKQDKDVTFDIEEGNTGIPADSGPMIPGLAVDVEDSKRIEADVGGGREGDEDWEEDSDSEDDLQIVLNDTNHGPMGIESGIMGDGGDDDDDEDGDPLVIVADGDPNQPIEEQEWGVGEDAAATSGAEGERKEGGEAAGKGIAVAGPKIGYSNHGYHHSFHSQFKYVRPGAAPMPGATTVVPGGAPGQVRPSINMAPLAGRGRGDWRPAGIKNVPQMQKGYHPGFGMPVWGNNVAGRGFGGGLEFTLPSHKTIFDVDIDGFEEKPWKYPAVDVSDFFNFGLNEESWKDYCKQLEQHRLETTMQSKIRVYESGRSEQDYDPDLPPELAAATGIHDIRVDNSNLGKSDVGQSDLTKGAARIRPPLPTGRAIQVEGGYGERLPSIDTRPPRIRDSDAIIEIVLQDSLDDDSSTGNGGLDGANNDPPRDDVRGSHIHEEDMAQIETEYSNDFPQGYGNRKGGRRAPYIDSGRSNLPEGDVILPFHPKAPSEYHTGSRGQPLLSCGDSAPPHEERRGQGRTSDISPHVTPSGTQDKRFLDNVEEDSVETMDGKHSPVVSSPTAVRDARQLSVEDKDVTVPNEPVLAEGSSGIEKDEMTENEVTTNDSIKDGNAHHSTKKQKLSSCVEQSALQELGDEDSKDARSSENSKARSGSSRDYQKWQDSVEEEVVQDRGARLTRSIKRQLDENEHYFRRKERDPRQEMERNHMGIKGREGSYPCRDLDPTLAPHLHVRNEGYGRRKERENPDGAWQRREEDLHSRKSRTEDTRKRERGDELGSRHRSKIWEGERSDREEYLHSRKQLDNGSYRVHYDKDGGSRHREREDNLKSRYDIADDHHSKKVKDDEYLRSDHTDKEEILHGHRESKSLRRRERDDVLDPRKRDDQQRIRDNLDKYHSVRHKDEVWPQRERGERQREREELYRLKQSHVENLSKREKEEGRGSLRTGRGADDKAWIGQSRVKDEYRGSDKEYQLKDAVRNSELQKRRDRMEDESYLHHRGRDDVYGRGNQLSNEERRSRQERSSTRIDRAVDTPDNQRVHEKKHKDNMRKHKEFEGGDHNSWGPSRRNQGDQSGHTDEM